A single genomic interval of Bradyrhizobium sp. sBnM-33 harbors:
- a CDS encoding LysR family transcriptional regulator produces the protein MTDFKAIETFMWVVTLGSFRGAAQKLNTTQPAISQRIAQLEREVGVKLLQRDRRMVLPTPSGRQLMVYAEKLIGLRSEMLAVVGDHSAMRGVLRLGVAETIVHTWLTQLIKSVNHAYPNLSLEIEVDITSNLRTRLLAQEIELAFVLGPLTAPSISNRVLCDYPVGFLASPMLGLGNRQLTVHDLAKFPIITFSRRTQPYEMVRSLFNRPDLPPIRLHASASIATVIHMAIEGLGIAVIPTAIVDSEMADGRLQLLSTNVQLPLLTFSASWLASPDTVAVERVAELAANLAQGGVIVDAPREARH, from the coding sequence ATGACTGATTTCAAGGCAATTGAGACGTTCATGTGGGTGGTGACGCTCGGCAGCTTCCGCGGCGCGGCCCAGAAGCTCAACACCACCCAACCCGCGATCTCGCAACGGATCGCGCAGCTCGAACGCGAAGTAGGCGTGAAGCTCTTGCAGCGCGACCGCCGCATGGTGCTGCCGACGCCGAGCGGACGGCAATTGATGGTCTATGCCGAGAAGCTGATCGGACTGCGCTCGGAAATGCTGGCGGTGGTCGGCGACCATTCGGCGATGCGCGGCGTGCTGCGGCTCGGCGTCGCCGAGACCATCGTGCACACCTGGCTGACGCAGCTGATCAAGAGCGTCAATCACGCCTATCCCAACCTCTCGCTCGAGATCGAGGTCGACATCACCTCGAATTTGCGGACGCGGCTGCTAGCGCAGGAAATCGAGCTCGCATTCGTGCTCGGGCCGCTGACCGCGCCGAGCATCAGCAACCGCGTGCTGTGCGACTATCCCGTAGGATTCCTGGCCAGCCCCATGCTTGGGCTGGGCAACCGTCAACTCACGGTGCACGATCTGGCAAAATTTCCGATCATCACCTTTTCGCGCCGGACGCAGCCCTATGAGATGGTGCGCTCCCTGTTCAACCGCCCCGATCTGCCGCCGATCCGCCTGCACGCCAGCGCGTCGATCGCCACCGTCATCCACATGGCGATCGAAGGCCTCGGCATTGCCGTGATACCGACCGCGATCGTCGATAGCGAAATGGCCGATGGGCGGCTGCAACTGCTGTCGACCAATGTACAACTGCCGCTACTCACGTTTTCGGCGAGTTGGCTTGCCTCCCCCGATACGGTCGCGGTTGAGCGCGTGGCCGAACTTGCCGCCAATCTCGCGCAGGGCGGCGTCATTGTTGACGCGCCGCGCGAGGCGCGTCATTGA
- a CDS encoding Zn-dependent hydrolase, translated as MTKIASNLQIDSARLWGTIHETAKFGATPKGGVRRLTLGPEDKQVRDWFRNACEAAGLEVHVDALGSMFGLRKGRDMSKAPVGLGSHLDTQPTGGKYDGVLGTLAALEVVRTLNDAGIETEAPICICNWTNEEGSRFAPAMMASAAYVGDFTTDDILSRKDAEGVTVAEALDSIGYRGDAPVGRQKFSGFVELHIEQGPILEAENKTIGVVDSGQGVLWYDGKITGFESHAGSTPMPLRRDALATLSEIVLAMEAIAKKHGPKAVGTVGEAVIANPSRNVIPGEIAFTVDCRSADAAIMDALDKDLRAAIAEIAARRKVEVQFDLIWRKSPTHFDPKLVDAVENAAKMLGYSHRRITSGAGHDACNLNMVMPAAMVFVPCKDGISHNELEDATQSDCAAGANVLMHTVLALAGVAS; from the coding sequence ATGACAAAAATCGCCTCCAACCTGCAAATCGATTCCGCCCGGCTGTGGGGCACGATTCACGAAACCGCCAAATTCGGCGCGACGCCGAAAGGCGGCGTGCGGCGGCTGACGCTCGGGCCTGAAGACAAGCAGGTGCGCGACTGGTTCCGGAACGCCTGCGAGGCCGCAGGGCTGGAAGTGCATGTCGATGCGCTCGGTTCGATGTTCGGCCTGCGCAAGGGACGCGACATGTCGAAGGCTCCCGTCGGCCTCGGCTCGCATCTCGACACCCAGCCGACCGGCGGCAAATATGACGGCGTGCTCGGCACGCTGGCGGCGCTGGAAGTGGTGCGCACGCTCAACGATGCCGGCATCGAGACCGAAGCGCCGATCTGCATCTGCAACTGGACCAACGAGGAAGGCTCGCGCTTTGCGCCGGCGATGATGGCTTCTGCCGCTTATGTCGGCGATTTCACGACCGACGACATTTTGTCGCGCAAGGACGCCGAGGGCGTCACGGTGGCGGAGGCGCTCGACAGCATCGGCTATCGCGGTGACGCGCCGGTGGGGCGCCAAAAATTCTCAGGCTTCGTCGAGCTGCATATCGAACAGGGCCCGATCCTGGAGGCCGAGAACAAGACCATCGGCGTGGTCGATTCCGGTCAGGGCGTGTTGTGGTACGACGGCAAGATCACCGGGTTCGAGAGCCATGCCGGCTCGACGCCGATGCCGCTGCGCCGCGATGCGCTGGCGACGCTGTCGGAAATCGTGCTGGCGATGGAAGCAATCGCCAAGAAGCACGGTCCGAAAGCGGTCGGCACCGTCGGCGAAGCCGTGATCGCCAACCCCTCGCGCAACGTCATTCCCGGCGAGATCGCCTTCACCGTTGATTGCCGCAGCGCGGATGCGGCCATCATGGACGCGCTGGACAAGGATTTGCGCGCTGCGATTGCCGAGATCGCGGCGCGGCGCAAGGTCGAGGTTCAGTTCGATCTGATCTGGCGCAAGTCGCCGACCCATTTCGATCCCAAACTGGTGGATGCGGTGGAGAACGCCGCAAAAATGCTCGGCTATTCGCACCGCCGCATCACCTCCGGCGCCGGCCATGATGCCTGCAACCTCAACATGGTGATGCCAGCGGCGATGGTGTTCGTGCCTTGCAAGGACGGCATCAGCCACAACGAGCTGGAGGACGCCACGCAATCCGATTGCGCGGCGGGCGCCAACGTGCTGATGCATACCGTGCTGGCGCTGGCCGGCGTCGCATCCTGA
- a CDS encoding branched-chain amino acid ABC transporter permease, with the protein MGLLYGLIAVGLALIFGLMDVVNFAHGEFLMIAMYATFFLFVFFAVDPLLSAPLVAAALFVFGAVVYLLIVRFAVRAKANAGMVQIFSTFGLAIVMRGLAQYFFTPDYRSVTHSWLGGKTVSVAGIFLPVPQLVGALVAIAAFGALYLFIHRTDFGRALEATREDAGAVALVGIDKNKVFALGWGLGAALVGLAGAIMAIFFYIYPDVGASFALIAYVTVALGGFGSVFGAFAGGIIVGLVEATTAMLLPPSLKAVGIYAVYLLVVFVRPRGLFGSM; encoded by the coding sequence ATGGGCCTGCTTTACGGCCTCATCGCTGTCGGCCTCGCGCTGATCTTCGGGCTGATGGACGTCGTCAACTTCGCCCACGGCGAATTCCTGATGATCGCGATGTACGCGACGTTCTTCCTGTTCGTGTTCTTCGCGGTAGACCCCTTGCTGTCGGCGCCACTGGTCGCGGCGGCGTTGTTCGTGTTCGGGGCGGTGGTCTATCTGTTAATTGTACGCTTTGCCGTGCGTGCGAAAGCCAATGCCGGCATGGTGCAGATCTTCTCCACTTTCGGCTTGGCCATCGTCATGCGCGGCCTGGCGCAGTATTTTTTCACGCCTGATTACCGCAGCGTTACGCATTCCTGGCTCGGCGGCAAGACGGTCTCGGTGGCCGGCATTTTCCTGCCTGTGCCGCAACTGGTCGGCGCGCTGGTGGCGATCGCGGCCTTCGGCGCACTCTATCTCTTCATCCACCGTACCGACTTCGGCCGCGCGCTGGAGGCGACCCGTGAGGATGCCGGTGCGGTGGCGCTGGTCGGCATCGACAAGAACAAGGTGTTTGCGCTGGGCTGGGGACTTGGCGCGGCTTTGGTCGGCCTCGCCGGCGCGATCATGGCCATATTCTTCTACATCTATCCCGACGTCGGCGCCTCCTTCGCGCTAATTGCCTATGTCACGGTGGCGCTCGGCGGCTTTGGCAGCGTGTTCGGCGCCTTCGCCGGCGGCATCATTGTCGGCCTCGTCGAGGCCACCACCGCAATGTTGCTGCCGCCGTCGCTCAAGGCGGTCGGCATCTATGCCGTCTATCTCCTTGTGGTTTTTGTCCGGCCGCGCGGCCTGTTCGGATCGATGTGA
- a CDS encoding ABC transporter ATP-binding protein yields the protein MTALLETRGVWQRFGGLIANSDVSISVGRGEIVGLIGPNGAGKSTLFNLIAGVLPPTQGSIIFDGEDVTALPAAERCQRGIGRTFQVVKSFETMTVIDNVIVGALVRTTVMRDARRKAHEVLEFCGLGPRANVLASDLVPSEKRRLEVARALATEPKLLLLDEVLTGLTPVEAKTGVELVRKVRDTGVTVLMVEHVMEIVMPLVDRAIVLDLGKMLVEGKPADVVRDPKVITAYLGDRHAVGA from the coding sequence ATGACGGCCCTTCTGGAAACTCGCGGCGTCTGGCAGCGCTTCGGCGGCCTGATCGCCAACAGTGACGTCTCGATATCCGTCGGGCGCGGCGAGATCGTCGGCCTGATCGGGCCGAACGGCGCCGGCAAGTCGACGCTGTTCAACCTGATCGCGGGCGTGCTGCCGCCCACCCAGGGCTCGATCATCTTCGACGGCGAGGACGTCACCGCGTTGCCGGCGGCGGAACGCTGCCAGCGCGGCATCGGCCGCACCTTCCAGGTCGTCAAAAGTTTCGAGACCATGACCGTGATCGACAACGTCATCGTCGGCGCGCTGGTTCGAACCACCGTGATGCGCGATGCCCGCCGCAAGGCGCACGAGGTGCTGGAGTTCTGCGGCCTTGGCCCGCGCGCCAATGTACTCGCCAGCGATCTCGTCCCTTCAGAAAAGCGCCGGCTCGAAGTCGCCCGTGCGCTGGCGACCGAGCCGAAACTATTGCTGCTGGACGAGGTGCTCACGGGACTGACGCCGGTCGAAGCCAAAACCGGCGTCGAACTGGTACGCAAAGTGCGTGACACCGGCGTCACCGTGCTGATGGTCGAGCATGTCATGGAGATCGTGATGCCGCTGGTCGACCGTGCCATCGTGCTCGACCTCGGCAAGATGCTGGTCGAGGGCAAGCCTGCCGACGTGGTTCGCGATCCGAAAGTCATCACCGCCTATCTGGGGGATCGTCATGCTGTCGGTGCATGA
- a CDS encoding aldolase, whose protein sequence is MSETRIREEICRFGRSLFERGLTPGSSGNISVKLDDGGWLVTPTNASLGFLDPARMSRLGPDGRLVSGDTPTKEVPLHTALYQTRSAARAVVHLHSTHSVALSMLPEIDPRAALPPMTAYYVMKCGQTALVPYYRPGDPAVAGAIKGLAGKYSSVLLANHGPVVSGDTLEAAVFAMEELEETAKLYLLLRGLNPRYLSPEQVKDLTKVFGLALPEHEEHS, encoded by the coding sequence ATGAGCGAAACAAGGATCCGCGAGGAAATCTGCCGCTTCGGCCGCTCGCTGTTCGAGCGCGGGCTGACGCCGGGCTCCTCCGGCAATATCAGCGTAAAGCTCGACGACGGCGGCTGGCTGGTAACGCCGACCAACGCCTCGCTCGGCTTCCTCGATCCGGCGCGGATGTCCCGGCTTGGCCCCGATGGACGGCTGGTATCCGGCGACACGCCGACCAAGGAAGTGCCGCTGCACACCGCGCTCTACCAGACCCGTAGCGCCGCGCGCGCCGTGGTGCACCTGCATTCGACGCACTCGGTAGCGTTGTCGATGCTGCCCGAGATCGACCCCCGCGCCGCGCTGCCGCCGATGACCGCTTATTACGTGATGAAATGTGGCCAAACCGCGCTCGTGCCCTATTACCGGCCGGGCGATCCCGCCGTCGCCGGCGCGATCAAGGGGCTGGCGGGGAAATATTCATCCGTGCTGCTCGCCAACCACGGCCCGGTGGTTTCGGGCGATACGCTGGAGGCCGCGGTGTTCGCGATGGAGGAACTGGAGGAGACGGCGAAACTGTACCTGCTGCTGCGCGGCCTGAACCCGCGGTACCTGTCGCCTGAGCAGGTGAAGGATTTGACGAAGGTGTTTGGGTTAGCGCTGCCCGAGCATGAGGAGCATTCGTAG
- a CDS encoding ABC transporter substrate-binding protein yields the protein MNISRRDVLLGATAAAALGPIAAHAQTSEVVIGVIYPFSGASAQMGVDAQKSFETALDIINKNHDFDLPLAKGEGLPGLGGAKIRLVFADHQADPQKGRAETERLITQEKVCAVIGTYQSSVAVTVSQICERYQVPFISADNSSPSLHKRGLKFYFRAAPHDEMFSAAMFNFFDAMKKKGTKIDTLSLFHEDTIFGTDSANTQLKLAADRGYKVISDIKYRSNSPSLSAEVQQLKNANADVLMPSSYTTDGILLVKTMAELGYKPNAIVAQNAGFSEKALYDAVGDKLEGVISRGSFSLDLAAKRPMVGKINAMFKEKSGKDFNDLTSRQFMGLLVMADAINRAKSIDGEKIREALVATDIPGEQTIMPWKRVRFDELGQNNDADPVLLQYIGGKFVTIFPPQAAIAEAVWPMK from the coding sequence ATGAACATCAGCCGCCGTGACGTATTGCTTGGAGCTACCGCCGCCGCTGCGCTCGGCCCGATCGCCGCGCACGCCCAAACGTCCGAAGTGGTGATCGGCGTAATCTATCCGTTCTCCGGCGCCAGTGCGCAGATGGGCGTTGACGCCCAGAAGTCGTTTGAGACTGCGCTCGACATCATCAACAAGAACCACGATTTCGATCTGCCGCTGGCGAAGGGCGAGGGATTGCCCGGTCTCGGCGGCGCCAAGATCCGCCTCGTGTTCGCCGACCATCAGGCCGACCCGCAGAAGGGCCGCGCCGAGACCGAGCGCCTGATCACCCAGGAGAAGGTTTGCGCCGTCATCGGCACCTATCAGAGTTCGGTCGCGGTGACCGTCAGTCAGATCTGCGAGCGCTACCAGGTCCCGTTCATCTCGGCGGACAATTCCTCGCCGAGCCTGCACAAGCGCGGCCTCAAATTCTATTTCCGCGCTGCGCCGCACGACGAGATGTTTTCGGCTGCGATGTTCAACTTCTTCGACGCGATGAAGAAGAAGGGCACCAAGATCGATACGCTGTCGCTGTTCCATGAGGACACCATTTTCGGCACCGACTCCGCCAACACCCAGCTCAAGCTGGCTGCCGATCGCGGCTACAAGGTCATCTCCGACATCAAGTACCGCTCCAACTCGCCGTCATTGTCGGCGGAGGTGCAGCAGCTCAAGAACGCGAATGCCGACGTGCTAATGCCTTCGAGCTACACCACGGACGGGATCCTTTTGGTCAAGACCATGGCCGAGCTCGGCTACAAGCCGAACGCGATCGTCGCACAGAACGCCGGTTTCTCCGAAAAGGCGCTCTATGACGCGGTCGGCGACAAGCTCGAAGGCGTGATCTCGCGTGGCAGCTTCTCGCTCGATCTCGCCGCCAAGCGGCCGATGGTCGGCAAGATCAATGCCATGTTCAAGGAGAAGTCGGGCAAGGATTTCAACGACCTCACCTCGCGCCAGTTCATGGGCCTATTGGTGATGGCGGACGCCATCAACCGCGCCAAGTCGATCGACGGCGAAAAGATCCGCGAGGCGCTGGTCGCGACCGACATTCCGGGCGAGCAGACCATCATGCCCTGGAAGCGCGTCAGATTCGACGAGCTGGGCCAGAACAACGACGCCGACCCCGTGCTGCTGCAATACATCGGCGGCAAATTCGTCACCATCTTTCCGCCGCAAGCCGCCATCGCCGAAGCCGTCTGGCCGATGAAATAG
- a CDS encoding ABC transporter ATP-binding protein — MLSVHEVTTAYQGLVAISAVSIEVAKGEIVCVAGANGAGKSTLLKSIAGAERPRSGTVTFDGARIDGMAQHIITSRGIAYVPENRRLFPRLSVRDNLRLGSYLYRGEANREAPLDLVFKLFPRLSERLEQRAETLSGGEQQMLAIGRALMTRPRLLMLDEPSQGIMPKLVDEIFQAVKRIRDAGMTVLIVEQRMSECLEIADRAYILQTGRVLMQGSAAEISVNPDVRKAYLGL; from the coding sequence ATGCTGTCGGTGCATGAAGTCACCACCGCCTATCAGGGCCTGGTCGCGATCTCGGCGGTTTCGATCGAGGTGGCAAAAGGCGAGATCGTCTGCGTCGCCGGCGCCAACGGGGCCGGCAAGTCGACGCTGCTGAAATCGATTGCGGGCGCCGAGCGGCCGCGCTCCGGTACCGTGACGTTCGATGGCGCCCGCATTGACGGCATGGCGCAGCACATCATCACCTCGCGCGGCATCGCCTATGTGCCGGAAAACCGCCGGCTGTTTCCGCGCCTCTCGGTGCGCGACAACTTAAGACTCGGCAGCTATCTCTATCGCGGCGAAGCGAACCGCGAGGCCCCGCTCGATCTCGTCTTCAAGCTGTTTCCGCGATTGTCCGAGCGGCTGGAGCAGCGCGCCGAAACGCTCTCAGGCGGCGAGCAGCAGATGCTCGCGATCGGCCGCGCGCTGATGACCCGCCCGCGGCTACTCATGCTGGATGAGCCGTCGCAGGGCATCATGCCAAAGCTGGTCGATGAGATCTTCCAGGCCGTGAAACGCATCCGCGACGCCGGCATGACCGTGCTGATCGTCGAGCAGCGCATGTCCGAATGCCTGGAAATCGCCGACCGCGCCTACATCCTGCAAACCGGCCGCGTCCTGATGCAGGGCAGCGCGGCCGAGATCAGCGTCAATCCGGATGTAAGGAAGGCGTATCTGGGGCTGTAG
- a CDS encoding putative hydro-lyase — protein sequence MTGLARTEITGRDRPDLSPSVAARHSCRSGMTSSTAGVANGFVQGNLAILPEKLASAFHRFCQLNPKPCPIIGMSDVGDPRIPALGIDLDVRTDLPRYRVWRDGEVVEEPTDIMAHWRDDLVAFVIGCSFSFEEALLAEGLPIRHIERKVRVPMYRTNIACSPAGPFAGPMVVSMRPFKPADAIRAVQITTRFPAVHGAPVHLGHPQSIGIADISKPDYGDPVPVAADEIPVFWACGVTPQSVIAAAKLPFAITHAPGLMLVTDLMNKQLAVL from the coding sequence ATGACCGGCTTGGCGAGGACGGAAATTACGGGCCGCGATAGGCCAGATTTATCGCCCAGCGTGGCGGCCCGCCATTCCTGCCGCAGCGGCATGACTTCGTCGACGGCCGGAGTCGCCAACGGTTTCGTGCAGGGCAACCTCGCGATCCTGCCGGAAAAACTCGCGAGCGCATTTCACCGGTTCTGCCAGCTCAATCCCAAGCCGTGCCCGATCATCGGCATGTCCGATGTCGGCGATCCCCGCATCCCCGCGCTCGGCATCGATCTCGACGTCCGCACTGATTTGCCGCGCTATCGCGTCTGGCGCGACGGCGAAGTGGTGGAGGAGCCGACCGACATCATGGCGCATTGGCGCGATGATCTCGTTGCCTTCGTGATCGGATGTTCGTTCTCGTTCGAGGAGGCGCTGTTGGCGGAGGGCCTGCCGATCCGTCACATCGAGCGCAAGGTTCGCGTGCCGATGTACCGCACCAATATCGCCTGCAGCCCGGCGGGCCCTTTCGCAGGTCCCATGGTGGTATCGATGCGGCCGTTCAAGCCGGCGGATGCGATCCGCGCCGTGCAGATCACCACGCGCTTTCCGGCGGTGCACGGTGCGCCGGTGCATCTCGGCCATCCACAGTCGATCGGCATCGCCGACATCAGCAAGCCCGACTACGGAGATCCGGTGCCGGTCGCAGCCGACGAGATTCCGGTGTTCTGGGCGTGCGGCGTTACCCCGCAATCGGTAATCGCAGCCGCGAAGCTGCCGTTCGCCATCACGCATGCGCCCGGATTGATGCTGGTGACCGATCTCATGAACAAGCAGCTTGCCGTGCTTTGA
- a CDS encoding NAD(P)-dependent oxidoreductase has product MRGVFVDANESLAVIFERLQQPGDPEVLIHRDPDITSDQYPKILDGAEIAIVDHTALPTDIAKKCTGLRHVVFLGTGARSYMNPEELAELGIEVHLIKGYGDTAVAECAVALMWEGARGLAKMDRGIRAGNWLRDDGMQLTGKTLGLIGFGGIAAEVARIAIGSGMRVIAWNRSPKKHPKVEFVDLDELLTESDVVSIHLLLNDETRGMISRACIEAMKPGVILINTARGAIVDEEAMIDALKSGQIRHAGLDVFNIEPLPADHPLTKLPNVTLSAHSAFRTPEASENLMRAAWEHCRRIVKRK; this is encoded by the coding sequence GTGCGCGGAGTTTTCGTCGACGCCAATGAATCGCTGGCCGTAATCTTTGAGCGGCTGCAGCAGCCCGGCGATCCCGAGGTGCTGATCCACCGGGATCCCGATATCACCTCGGATCAATATCCCAAGATCCTCGACGGCGCCGAGATCGCAATCGTCGATCACACCGCGCTGCCCACCGATATCGCGAAGAAATGCACGGGCCTGAGGCACGTGGTGTTTCTCGGCACCGGCGCACGCAGCTACATGAATCCGGAAGAGCTCGCCGAGCTCGGGATCGAGGTGCACCTGATCAAGGGCTATGGCGACACGGCGGTCGCCGAATGCGCTGTTGCGCTGATGTGGGAAGGCGCGCGCGGCCTTGCCAAGATGGACCGCGGTATCCGCGCCGGCAACTGGCTGCGCGACGACGGCATGCAACTGACCGGCAAGACGCTCGGCCTGATCGGCTTCGGCGGCATCGCCGCCGAAGTCGCGCGGATCGCGATCGGCTCCGGCATGCGCGTGATCGCCTGGAACCGGTCGCCGAAAAAACATCCGAAGGTCGAGTTCGTCGATCTCGACGAACTCTTGACTGAGAGCGACGTGGTCTCGATCCATCTGCTGCTCAACGACGAGACACGCGGCATGATCTCGCGCGCCTGCATCGAGGCGATGAAACCCGGCGTCATCCTGATCAACACCGCGCGCGGCGCCATCGTCGACGAGGAAGCGATGATCGATGCCCTGAAATCGGGCCAGATCCGCCATGCCGGCCTCGACGTCTTCAACATCGAACCGCTGCCGGCCGATCATCCCCTGACCAAGCTCCCCAACGTGACGCTGTCGGCGCATTCGGCGTTCCGTACGCCGGAAGCGAGCGAGAATCTGATGCGCGCGGCGTGGGAGCATTGCCGAAGGATTGTGAAGCGAAAATAG
- a CDS encoding branched-chain amino acid ABC transporter permease, protein MDTAFAERRRRDLIVACVLAAIAATVPLFVKDVYVQNIMVLTLMWGALSQSWNILSGYCGQISLGHALYFGIGAYTTALLFTKFGVLPWFGMLGGGVISALIAMALGYPCFRLRGHYFVIATIVIAEIGLLLFHNWDWAGAAMGIEIPARGDSWLKFQFPRSKLPYFYFALALACVAWFVTWWLEDSKWGYWWRAVKDNPEAAESLGVVVFNSKMGAAAVSAFLVAVGGSFYAQFVYFIDPESVMGFQFSLLMALPAVLGGIGTLWGPMLGAVILIPLTELTRSYVGGSGRGVDLIVYGGLIIAISLARPQGLIGLFSFKSFAGLFAPKRKEAVR, encoded by the coding sequence ATGGATACCGCTTTCGCAGAACGCCGCCGGCGCGACCTCATCGTCGCCTGTGTACTTGCCGCGATTGCGGCCACGGTCCCGCTGTTCGTCAAGGACGTTTACGTCCAGAACATCATGGTGCTTACGCTGATGTGGGGCGCGCTGTCCCAGAGCTGGAACATCCTTTCCGGCTATTGCGGGCAGATCTCGCTCGGCCACGCGCTCTATTTCGGCATCGGGGCCTATACCACCGCGCTGCTGTTCACCAAGTTCGGCGTGCTGCCATGGTTCGGCATGCTGGGCGGCGGCGTGATCTCCGCGCTGATTGCGATGGCGCTTGGCTATCCCTGTTTCCGGCTGCGCGGACATTACTTCGTCATCGCCACCATCGTCATTGCCGAGATCGGGCTGCTTCTGTTCCACAATTGGGATTGGGCTGGTGCTGCGATGGGCATCGAAATCCCAGCGCGTGGCGATAGCTGGCTGAAATTCCAGTTCCCGCGCAGCAAGCTGCCATACTTTTACTTCGCGCTGGCGCTGGCCTGCGTCGCCTGGTTCGTCACCTGGTGGCTGGAGGATTCCAAATGGGGCTATTGGTGGCGCGCGGTAAAGGACAATCCGGAGGCGGCTGAAAGCCTCGGCGTGGTCGTGTTCAATTCCAAGATGGGCGCGGCCGCGGTGTCGGCGTTCCTAGTTGCGGTCGGCGGCAGCTTCTATGCGCAGTTCGTCTACTTCATCGATCCCGAGAGCGTTATGGGCTTTCAATTCTCGCTGCTGATGGCGCTGCCTGCGGTGCTGGGCGGCATCGGCACGCTGTGGGGGCCGATGCTGGGCGCGGTCATCCTGATCCCGCTCACCGAATTGACGCGCTCCTATGTCGGTGGCTCCGGCCGCGGTGTCGACCTGATCGTCTATGGCGGCCTGATCATCGCGATCTCGCTGGCGCGGCCGCAAGGGCTGATCGGCCTGTTCTCGTTCAAGAGCTTCGCCGGACTGTTTGCGCCCAAGCGCAAGGAGGCTGTCCGATGA
- a CDS encoding suppressor of fused domain protein produces MSEQRMAVPAQAEAKRGAELTWYVRDATPEISTTLRWLASLPFIDNTWFGF; encoded by the coding sequence ATGAGCGAGCAGCGCATGGCCGTTCCAGCTCAGGCGGAAGCAAAGCGCGGCGCCGAGCTGACGTGGTACGTCCGCGACGCGACGCCGGAAATCAGCACGACCCTGCGCTGGCTGGCTTCGTTGCCGTTCATCGACAATACCTGGTTCGGATTTTGA
- the ltnD gene encoding L-threonate dehydrogenase → MPESAKPRVAVIGLGSMGYGMATSLRRAGLDVTGCDVSPDTVKRFVADGGKGAATPAEAAKSADIVVSVVVNAAQTETILFGANGVAETLAKGAVFISSATMDPDVARRLAKQLEETGRHYLDAPISGGAQRAAQGELTILASGSPAAFAKARPALDAMAAKLYELGDAAGQGAAFKMINQLLAGVHIAAASEAIAFAAKQGLDIRKVYEVITASAGNSWMFENRMPHVLDGDYAPRSAVDIFVKDLGIIQDMARSQKFPVPVSAAALQMFLMTSAAGMGRDDDASVARMYARVTGTHLPGEPK, encoded by the coding sequence ATGCCAGAATCCGCCAAACCGCGCGTCGCCGTCATCGGGCTGGGCTCGATGGGGTATGGCATGGCGACCTCGCTGCGCCGCGCCGGACTAGATGTCACCGGGTGCGACGTCTCGCCTGACACGGTCAAGCGGTTCGTCGCCGACGGCGGCAAGGGCGCGGCGACGCCGGCGGAGGCGGCAAAATCGGCCGACATCGTCGTCAGCGTGGTCGTCAACGCCGCGCAAACCGAGACTATCCTGTTCGGCGCCAATGGCGTCGCGGAAACGCTAGCCAAAGGCGCGGTATTCATTTCCTCCGCCACCATGGATCCCGATGTCGCGCGGCGGCTCGCCAAACAGTTGGAAGAAACCGGCCGGCACTACCTCGACGCGCCGATCTCCGGCGGCGCGCAGCGCGCGGCGCAGGGCGAACTCACCATCCTTGCATCCGGCAGTCCGGCCGCCTTTGCCAAAGCGCGGCCGGCGCTCGATGCGATGGCCGCAAAACTCTACGAGCTCGGCGATGCCGCCGGGCAGGGCGCGGCGTTCAAGATGATCAACCAGTTGCTGGCCGGTGTGCACATTGCCGCCGCTTCCGAGGCCATCGCATTCGCCGCCAAGCAGGGCCTCGACATCCGAAAAGTCTACGAGGTGATCACGGCGTCCGCCGGCAATTCCTGGATGTTCGAGAACCGCATGCCGCATGTGCTCGACGGCGATTATGCGCCGCGCAGCGCGGTCGATATCTTCGTCAAGGACCTTGGCATCATCCAGGACATGGCGCGCTCGCAGAAATTCCCGGTGCCGGTTTCCGCTGCGGCATTGCAGATGTTCCTGATGACGTCAGCCGCCGGCATGGGCCGTGACGACGACGCCTCGGTGGCGCGGATGTATGCAAGAGTGACCGGCACGCATCTGCCGGGCGAGCCGAAGTAA